Genomic window (Lynx canadensis isolate LIC74 chromosome A1, mLynCan4.pri.v2, whole genome shotgun sequence):
GCTAAGGTGCGTCCAGAGATGGCTTTCTAGAGAAGGACTCGACTCAAAGGTCTCGAAAGCCGAAAACTACACTTCCTCTCTCCTGACAGGTCAAAAGCCACGCCTGGGACCAGCCCTCCTCTAAATTTTGCTTCTTTATTGGCCGCCAGGGACCTAGTCGGACGCACTCTAAGCCTCCCGCCACTGCCTAGAAAGAAACTGctctcaaaattactttttttcttggtgtCGCCGGCAGGTTCCTCTGTTCCTGGGGAGACTGCAGCGGAAGAAGGAGGCTCCGGAGTGGCTGTTTCTGGGGAGACCTCCGTAGGTCCTTCGCCATCAGTAGTACTTGAAGGAGGGAGCTGCAGCGCAGACTCCGGCTCCTCAGCCATCTTGCTCAGTGGAAGGCGAGGGCGGAAGTGGTGGCTCAGCGCGTGCAGTGGGCGGTCTTTACGCCGAGGGCGTCGCTACGGAGGCGCCAGAGTAGGCGGGGACGACCCAACCCAACGGGGCTAGTTGGAGTTGCAGGTTGGTCCTCTATGTGGAACCTGTCGCAGAGCCCTGGCTCTTAATGCCGCAACTACGGTTTTCTCACAGCAACAGCCCCCGGAAGGAGTCACTGAACCACGTACCCGCGCCCCGCCAAGCGCGCAAGCGCCTGTCCGACACGCGGGCTCGGGGCTGGAGATGTTTCCGCTTCCCTTCacgccggccccgccccggccccgcccagaCCCCGCCCCGCGGCTCgggagcgcgcgcgcgcgcgtgcgggagggggcgggtggggaaGGATCGCCGGCGAGATCCCGAGGCGAGGCTCGcgcgcccgcccccgccctggcCCCCAGCGCCCACCCGGTCGGCCCGGCTCAGCCATGATCAAGGCGATCCTCATCTTCAACAACCACGGGAAGCCGCGGCTCTCCAAGTTCTACCAGCCCTACGTGAGTATCCCGCCGCCGCCGATCCGCGAGAGGGGGAGTCGTTGGCGGCTGGCAGCGCCCTCAGGGCGACCCCCTCAGGCGCGCCTCGGCCCGTCGCGCGCCCCGGCCGCCTCGCGCTTCCCGGGCTGTCAGCTTCCCGCCGGGCGTGAGCTAGGTGCTCACCTCCCTCCGCGCTCCCGTGCTCCGACGGGGCTCTGCCCAGGCGGCTCCTCCGCCCGTCTGTGGGCTGGGTGTCTCCCCGGCGGCGCGGGCGAGGCCCGGGGGACTGCCCGGCGCGGGGCCCTCGGCGGTGGGGCGGCCGCAGCCCACCTGTGCCCTCGAGCCCACCCGGCGGAGCCCCGGCCTTCCTGCCGCCCGCGGCTTCTGTGCGCGCCGAGCCCCACCTCCCCGACTCGCAGCCTTTCCTGGTcgacttctt
Coding sequences:
- the ATG12 gene encoding ubiquitin-like protein ATG12 isoform X2, with the translated sequence MAEEPESALQLPPSSTTDGEGPTEVSPETATPEPPSSAAVSPGTEEPAGDTKKKIYLCESVLCSLPRPGGWNPL